Below is a genomic region from Rana temporaria chromosome 3, aRanTem1.1, whole genome shotgun sequence.
cgcagacggacgccggaccggacgatggacgctgggaagacaccaaaactgtaagtaataaaatcatataacatttttttttacaggaatttcgggggcaactttaggggtgcgcggtatacgcggaagcgcgttataccgcgataaatacggtactacaAATCAGCTCAATAACGTTATATTACCATTTTTAATACATGAGACATGAGACTTGTATATGTATATACGTCCACTAAGTGGCATgggtgcgcaaaatcacgtacccaTACGTCGTCCCTTCAAAAGAGGCTAGCTCGCCCGCTGCGCTGTGGAGAAACCAACGCACGTGGCCGGCGGGCATGATCGTGTGCTCGAGAGCCAGCACGGGAATTTCTGTGtataaaacacacaaatccctgtgctgtcagaggaaaggagacagatcgtgtgtttctaCAAATTAGAAACAACTGTCATCTCTTCTAGTTAgccccatccccacacagttaaaacagttaacaccttgattgccccctagagctaaccctttccctgccagtgacatttatacagtaatcggtgcatttttatagccctgatcactttataaatgtaaatggtaccaaaaatgtgtcaaaagtgtcagatctgtCCGTCACAATAATCacaaatcgccaccattactaataaaaatgccataaatctatccgctattttgtagaagcaattggtttgtgcaaaccaatcaaaataagcttaatttttaaccaaaaatatgtagaatacacattggcctaaactgaggaagaattttttatatttttttaatttattttagcaaaaagttaaaaactattgcttttttttccaaaattgtcacttttttttgtttaatagagcacaaaataaaaaccacaggaggtgatcaaataccaccaaaagaaagccgtgTGACGTCGctcatgcgcacgggagccgccaTTAATGGCACAGGCTAGGAAAGAAACGGCACTTAGTTTTGTTTCTtcctcgcgcatgcaccgttaacaTTTACGGCGGACtaaaagtgaaatatctcctaaacagcgcacatttaggagatatttccactacctatagggaagccttattctaggcttacctataggtagtggaaaaatctcctaaacgtgcgccgtttaggagatattttactTGTAGTCCACCGTAAAtgttaacggtgcatgcgcgaggaagaaacaaaactaagtgccgtttcttccctagcCTGTGCCATTAAtggcggctcccgtgcgcatgagCGACGTCACGCGGCTCCGGCGAATCACAAACCTGGAGTCTAtggcccagaaggaagaggggccagaagatggacactgcctacacaggggacattgctggattatttttcaggtaagtgtcacataatgggctagtatgtgatgcatactagcccattatgcttttcatttgcagggagcaaaaaaggaagtaaaccccatcagggtttacttcctctttaaattgaTAAGAGGGAAAAAGTGCTGTTGCTTTAGTAGTCAGAGTAGTGCCCATTGGTCAGTGTCATCAGTAGCAGAACTACGCAGGTACAGTCATGAGGGAAATCTATACATCACCGCTTAAGGAATCTCTGATGAGAAAGGCCAGTATagatcattttttgttttaatattcaGAACAGTTTGAATATAATTCATTCATCTATGATCTCCAAGCTATTCTAACAATCTTAGAAgacactttaaagcaggggtctcaaattggtggccctccagctgttgcaaaaactacaagtcccatcatgcctctgcctttgggagtcatgcttgtaactgtcagccttgcaatacctcatgggacttgtagtttcgcaacagctggagagctgcCAGTTTGATatccctgctttaaccacttgagacccgcgctatagacaaaagacgtccacagcgcggctctcaagtgccgagtggacgtctttagacgtccttttatgtgcattacccgcgcgcgccactgggggtcgcgcagcgggtaaacactgtcccggcgcatcgccgaagagccgatgcgtgtacctggcggccgcgatgtccgccgggtacacgcgatcgtcggtaacacagcagggacgtggagctctgtgtgtaaacacagagctccacgtgctgtcagaggagaggagaccgatctgtgtcccttgtacatagagacacagcatcggtcacctcccccagtcacccccctccccccacacagttagaacacacccaggatacacatttaaccccttcctcacccctagtgttaacctcttccctgccagtcacatttatacagtaattagtgcatttttatagcactgatcgctgtataaatgtgaatggtcccaaatttgtgtcaaaaatgtccgatacgtccgccgcaatatcgcagtctcaattgcagatagccgccattactagtaaaaaatatattaaaaaaaaatcataattctgttctccattttgtaggcgctataacttttgcgcaaaccagtcgcttattgcgatttttttttttttacaaaaatacgtcggaaaaatacgtatcggccttaactgaaaaaaaaaaaataataataattttaaaaattgggatatttattatagcaacaagtaaaaaaaaaatatatatttttttaaattgtcgctctttttgtttatagcgcaaaaaataaaaaccgcagaggtgatcaaataccaccaaaataaagctctatttgtggggaaaaaaggatgtcaattttgtttgggagccacgtcgcacgaccgcgcaaatgtcagttaaagcgacgcagtgacggaagctgaaatttcgcctgggcacgaagggggtttatgtgccccgtaagcaagtggttaaagaatcagTTGACAAATAAGACTTCACACTGCTATCATGAACAGGATATGTTTTCTTATTAAAACCAATTTATTAGAAATCCCTTAAACACTGTACAGACAGTTACTGCATTGGCACGTTTGAATAAAATGTTCCTCCTTGTGACAGAGAAAGTGATGTCCATACAAGACAAAGACAGTCCACTTGAGCAAATGCAAACAGCCATGCCACAGTAAAGATACATTGTGGGCATCACAACTCAAGACGAATCCATTCCAGTGGAACTGACGGCATTTTGTCTTGCACAAGTCTTTGATCCGTCCTCTCCTTCTAGCCCTTCACTTATTACTGATGGAGCTGAAGGGAGTGTGGAGAGATGTTCTAGTTCATATCGTCCACCTTCTGCTGttcccttcccttctttcttgtgTTCTAGGATCTGCTTcatttgctcatttgcatacgctggCTTCTCTGTAAGTGGTCCTGGTGGGGGAGGGAAGCCCAGTATGTCAGGAGCCATGTATGGACGCAGCCACCCTACCAATGGAGTGCTACCTGGAGTGTAGTGGGTGTGCTTGTGATAAAAAAGAAGTCCATCCACCTGAAATTGAGCAAAAACATGACAGAGATTCAAACACTATAACATAGTAATTTGACATGGTTTTTGACAACTGCCTTGGAATCTGTCCGCTTTACAACTTTCTTCAAAAAatgtttacagaaaaaaaataaaaactaaccgACCAGCATTCGTAAAGCTaggtttgaaaaagtgtggaaccCCTGGATTGTGTACCTCCAAGCTCCCTAGACACTGGGATGTCTCGTGGATGGAGGCTCAGACTGAGGGGACAAACTCAAACCGATGGGAGACTATGAAGCATCTAGAATTTCAATTGCCCTTTGGGTTTGAGGTATTGTGGTATGAGGCACTGTAATAATCATTGGCAAATAACATTTCCATACCTTTTAATGTAATTGAGATATGAGTGACCTACAGCTTATCTTAACGCTACTACATACATTTTTCCATTTCCTGAAGTTTTGCAATAGGCTGCCGATACTGCGAGCCTCACTGTCCTAGGCATAAGGTTGCTTTATTGGATAGAGACTGCATATTAGGCCTGACTTTATTTTCTTACATGTATTCTGGTTATTACATAAGGGCCATTGATCACTTTAGAGGGTGCATTCTCTTGTTGACAATTattctgaaactttttttttacaaaatgtaatgtttttacaTGATTAAAAACActgcaataaaaattattgaaagagaaaaaaaagtttacagcAGGAGCAGTTAGCCAAAATTCAGAAgagaaaaacaaatgtaaaaagaaactctttccccccccccccattaaatgAATTCTGAACTCTAAAACTCCTACTAAAATTAAACTCTCAATTATGTTGTTTTTAGTAGTGGTAAATTCATATACAGTGGAACTTCAGGATTGCGGTTAAcgtgcgtttcgcaatacgagcaattttttttttaaatcctgactcggttttgcgagtgttgtctcgcaacacgagcaggattcaagcctctgcggtgtgcagtaccgcatttggccagaggcgccggtgacactcggaaatACTTCGTTCCAGAGCGTTTTCGAATGGTCTCCGAGTATCTCCGcgtcccacctctggccacatgcagtattgtatgcaatagaagtcaatgtggaacaaattatctttgtttccattgacttctatgggaaactcgctttgatatgcaagtgctttggattacaagcattctcctggaaaggattatgcttgtaatccaaggtttcagTGGATTAAAAGGGGATTTCAATCACTGCTGCGGGTGTCTGAACAATGTGCCATACTTTGTGTCTGGGTAAGATTTGGAACATTAAAACATACCGTAACCTCTGTACATAAAAATAATTAGTTAAACATCACATAGTTGACAgccattacatttatatatatatatatatattatatatactagctgaatacccggcgttgcccggtcttcctatcttaaccttttgggggaggaaaatcatagtaatataaatatacccatcttttatataagggtgtaggtaagggttaatttaactgtcatatatttttatttggcatataagtaatttgtgtaccaggtattattgaaatatctccaggcgtacagaagttatgtgggaacatacatttcccattgatttgcatgggactttaaacaaaaaccccgaccctcacaaatgggggtagttaagggataaattaactatcctatagtttaagtggacatataagtaacatgtgaccaagtgttatcgaaatatgtacagccgtttggaagttatgaaggaacatgtatttcccatagagttgaatgggactttaaagaaaaaccccgaccatggcaaatgggggtgggtaagggttaaaccacctatcctatgtttgttgctgacatataagtaacatgtgtgccaagtttcatgttaatatctttagctgtTTGGAcgggatgctggaacatacatacatacacacacgttgagttttatatatatatatatatatatatatatatatatatatatatatatatatatatatatatatatatatatatatatatatataaatgaatttatgaagaaagacctTTTGTACAGATTGAAAAAAGATATTCATAGAGATATCTATAAgatcaaggaaaaaataaattccccTTGCTTGGGACTTTGAAGGCAACAACCACATACATGTAGggtaaaaattatattattacaCATAAAATTCGATCATTGATCAATATAAATCATATCAAAAGACAAAAACCATAACAAAATTACATAACAAGCATGAGATAGTATTGTAAATACTCTCCGGTTATGTAAAAAAAGTCTCTCCGGTACTATATACCAGGGATGTGGCAACAATACACTAATTTCTGACAGCATATCTATAAGATTGagagttaattttttatttttgttttattagtgCAACAAACTTGCCAGTGGTAACTTAATTTGTCTGGTTCAATACAACTCTGTAGTTGTTAAACtggcaaaataatatatatatttttttaaccttaaattTGATTAGATGGTTAGCTTTTTCTGTTTTTGTATGATTAGTATATCTGACCTCTGCACACCATGAAGAAGCTCAACCTGTGAAATGCATTGGGACTCTGCACCTCCCTGTATCCTGTTTCATCTGCACATAGTGATATAAGTGTCACATAGATatgtacagtgcatccagaaagtattcacagcacttcacttttttacACTTGTTTGTTTGTTaccaccttattccaaaatggattaaattattttactaaaaattctacaaacaataccccataatgacaatgtgaaagaactttgcaaatttataaaaaaaaataatcacatgtacataagtattcatagcctttgccatgacattgaacattgagctcaggtgcctcctgtttccactgatcattcttgagatgtttctacaacttgattggagtccacctgtggtaaattcagttgattggacatgatttggaaaggcacacacctgtctatataaggtcccacagataacagtgcatgtcagaacacaaaccaagccatgaagtccaagaaattgtctgtagacctccgagacaggattgtatcggggacagatctggggaaggctacagaaacatttctgcagcattaaaaggtcccaatgagcacagtggcctccatcatctgtcaATGtcagaagtttggaaccaccaggccAAACAGAGCGATCGGGGAAAAGGGCCTTAgtcagtcagggaggtgaccaagaacccaacgattaggctgggttcacactacgattttcccgtccgtcagccgcatacgatttcagtattgaaaacgtacgggcccggacaagaaaacgtatagatagacaatgcattgcaaatcgtatgcactcagatgcatccgggtgcgtacgatttgctggcaaaacgttttttaaacgtatgcaaaaccgtgttcaaccacggttttgcggccgtttttaaaacagtatggcaaacgcatacgtttttctttaacattcacgtcaatggaaaacgcacatatgtgcggttccataagttcccgtccgtttcagccgcatacggtttttcatataaatcgtatgcggctgacggacgggaaaatcgtagtgtgaacccagccttactctgACAGAGATCCAGCATTTCTGTGTGTGCGCGCGCGTGTGTGAGAGAGATGTCAAAGGTTCtacacagcctttgctcaatacacgtacatgggattttttccatttttatttttaattaacttccaaagATATCAATCAAACAAATTTTTCACTTGAcatttgtcattatggggtattgtttgtagaatttgtaggaaaataatgaatttaatccattttgggacaaggctgtaacataacaaggtgaaaaaagtgaagcgctgcgaaTACTTTCCGGGTGCACTGTATAATGAAATTCTATATTGGGGAGGGTGTATGGACTTTTGCTGATTATGTGCCATCTGACAACCATCTAAGGGCCGTTATCTTCTTGAGGGATCTGTTCACTCCCTTTTTAAGATGCTTTTGTAATAAAATTAGCAATTTTACTTGGTGTCTCATGTCTATTTTCCTGGGGTTAAATACTACAGCACCTTGAAAGCCCCTTTATTCCTTTCCATTTTTGATAAATATACTTGGAAGTATAGGGTATAAGGTTACAAAAAAACAGATAAAGTTAACCTGTCTTCAACCGAATAATAAATGGTATTTGGgtttgagatcaaaagtaacatttctgtctttgcagatgacatcaagctatgcagtggaataacgtccttacaggatgtctccaatttacaagccgacctcaatgctctgtctgattgggcgactaagtggcagatgaggtttaatgtagataaatgtaaagttatgcacttgggggctaagaatatgcatgcatcatacatactagggggagtacaactgggggggtctgtagtggagaaggatctgggggttttagttgatcataagctcaataatggcatgcaatgccaagctgcggtttccaaagtgagcaaagtcctttcttgtattaagagaggtatggactccagagacagagatataattttgcccctgtacaaatcattagtaagacctcatctggaatatgcagttcagttttgggcaccagttctcaaaaaggacatcggagaactggagaaagtgcagagaagagcaaccaaactgataagaggcatggaggagctcagctatgaggaaagattagaggaactaaatttattcactcttgagaagaggagaataaggggggatatgatcaacatgtacaaatatataagaggtccatacagtgaacttggtgttgagttattcactttacggtcatcactgaggacaagggggcactctttacgtctagaggaaaagagatttcacctccaaatacggaaaggttttttcacagtaagagctgtgaaaatgtggaacagactccctccagaggtggttctggccagctcagtagattgctttaagaaaggtctggattctttcctaaatgtacagaatataactgagtactaagatttgtaggtatagttgatccagggtaaatccgattgcctctcgggggatcaggaaggaattttttcccctgctgtagcaaattggatcatgctccgctggggttttttgccttcctctggatcaactgtgggtatggagttgggtgtataggattttactgtgtttttttattttttgttttttgtggttgaactggatggacttgtgtcttttttcaacctgactaactatgtaactatccagAACCACAGTAGCCCATTAGAATCAAACAGTAATTTTAATTCAATATGTTAAAATAATtgtaacatctttttttttttaaccacttcccgaccgccgcatgtacatatacgtcggcagaatggcacgtacaggcacatgggcgtacctgtacgtccctgcctagacgtgggtcgggggtccgatcgggaccccccccccccgctacacgcggtggtcgggttccctcggggagcgatccgggacgacggcgcggctatttgtttatagccgctccgtcgtgattgctccccggagctgaagaacggggagagccgtatgtaaacacggcttccccatgcttcactatggcgctgcatcgatcgagtgatcccctttataggggagactcgatcaaggacgtcattcctacagccacacccccctacagttgtaaacacacacacacagtgtacactaaatcctacagcgccccctgtggttaactcccaaactgcaactgtcattttcaataaagaatgcaatttaaatgcattttttgctgtgaaaatgacaatggtcccaaaaatgtgtcaaaattgtccgaagtgtccgccataatgtcgcagtcacgaaaaaaaaaaaaaaaaaaaaatcgctgatcgccgccattagtattaaaaaaaaaaaaaataataaaaatgcaataaaactatcccctattttgtaaacgctataaattttgcgcaaaccaatcgataaacgcttattgtgattttttttaccaaaaataggtacaagaatacgtatcggcctaaactgaggaaaaaaaaatgttatatatgtttttggggaatatttattatagcaaaaagtaaaaaatattgcatttttttcaaaattgtcgctctatttttgtttatagcgcaaaaaataaaaaccgccgaggtgatcaaataccaccaaaagaaagctctatttgtggggaaaaaaaggacgctaattttgtttgggagccacgttgcacgaccgcgcaattgtctgttaaagcgacgcagtcccgaactgtaaaaaccccttgggtctttagccagcatattggtccggggcttaactggttaaataacaaacatgttgcacacaagcagccctgatcctcctcttctctggtccctcttcggtgttcctaggcccctccctcctgttgtgtgtgcccacagcaagcagcttgctatggggtcacccaagccacagctttgtgtgtccattcagacacaaagcagCGGCCCGGGCTCACccactttctctcctcattggctgactgactttggatggacagcagcgggagccaatggcgccacgctgctgtctcagccaacgaGAAGGGGGAAGTCCTGGGCAGCCAAGACACtgctgcaacattgctggatctagagggAGCGCAAGTAACTATTAGGGGGGCTTCTGCATACAGAAGGctctttatcttaatgcataaaatgctttaagataaaaaagcttctgcctttacagccactttaaccttATTGGTCAGTTTGCAGCAACACAGACAATTCTTATTGCAAACAATATAATAAAAGGCCTATAGTTCATGATAAACTACAATACAGTACACACCATACCTGGTAAGGAAATGTTTCCATTAGAACATTCTGTATGGAATCCAAGGAGCAGGGGAAGTTCTGCAATCCAATAAacttgaactaaaaaaaaaaaaaaaaaaagagactgatAAATACCCAGGAAGAAATCTGCACCAGCTGCATGATTTATGAACTATTCCAAGGCTACTTACTGGGTTCCGTTTGGAAATAACACCAAGTTCTTCCTGTTCCTGAAGTTTTGAGTCAAGCCAATAAAAGCGAAAATCAGTCTAGGtaaaaataaaacagattttTGATTGTAGCGAATGATTAATGCTGAATTTTGCTAAATACACAAAATTAAATACGTATAAAGGGAATGATTTACTTGCCAAAAGTTTTGTATTTCCATTTATCCAGTCCTGATAGTAACACAGCTTGGCCACTTGGCCACAAAGCAAAGCCATGTGGATGACACCACTAAAGCTTCATTCACACAGTCGCTGGGGTCCATACAGCATGAATTAGCCGTTTGTTCATGTGGCTGGAGCAGTTAGGAACTTGACGTAGGCAGCATATGATACTCTATGGGGACGCAGCAGCTATGCCAAACGGCAGTCTTAATTGACAAGCCAGGCCAATGCACATTTAGGGGGATGCCGGGGCTCCCATCTTTGCCTCAGCAGCAGGAGATGTAGGGGCACCAGGTAAGTAAATGCTGCATGGCCAAAtctaggggggtgctggggacAGCTGTGCCCCCCCCTTACTCTCCCACAACCCCCACAGAGCACATACATTGGCAACATTCACACCAGCAATTAAGGGCAGGTGCGAATCGTAGCTGGACTTTCTCCTGCAGCTCTCAGGAGGTAGGTGCGGCTGCCAGCCCTGCTCACTATAATGACAGTTCGACTGTGCTTCTTTCCAGCTCTCTGCACAGCCAGCAATTACCTGCTGTGATCACTGCTGGACGCATTTCTGCAGGTAATCGCTGGCTTTGCAGAGGGCTGCAAATAGGTGCGGCCGCTGGAGTACTATTCATTATAGTGAACAGGGCTTGTGGCCACACCTACCCGCTAAGAGACACAGGGGGGACTGTTTATCTGGTATCCTTATTATTGTTTATCAAAAACAGTGTTAATATCACACTAACtttatgttgccctcttttactattataataaagaatataaaaaaataaaaaataaaaatgtattactcAAATAGGTACATTATCTATATTAGTGATCATTACCTTGTTATCTGCCCGACTTTTTCGGCTCATAAGCTATCTTTAgtgttagtgtattttatgtgcgGCTAAAGACACTTTCTCTTCTTCGATTGTGGCTCAGGAAggtcaaaagtttggacacccctggtttaaagGGCAAGTTCATCTTTTCATAATAAATGAAAAGGTGAATAAACTCTGAATATCCTGGCCACGCCTCTGGACCATGCTGCACATAGTGGACATGACACCCTGTGTCTGTACACCGTAAACACACAGCCCCAGAGGGAGCCGGTTCAGTGTTTTTTCATAAGGGGAAGTGAACAATGATGGCTTTAAAAATGTGTGCTCAACACATCAAAAACACTACAGGTGCACTTTGGAAGGTTGCAAATGATCTAAAGGAAGGCAGAAGGTTGTTACAAAGCCTAGATATGCCCTAAAATGTCGAAACACAAAGTACAATGGTCCTCTTGCCATCGTTTTTAATTACCCAGTGCATTGGCAGGCACTAAAAATGCAGCTAAAATATTCTGCATCTCTAAACCCATGTAAAAGAAACTTTCCTGTTGTGAATGGCCACAATAACAGATTCATTCTTATATGCTATCATGCACAAACCAGCAACAAATTTAGCCGAGAGTCAAACTGGGATGTAATCCAAGGTTTCAAATAGTTCAGCCAAACTTTGACGCAACGTATTACAacacttacaagttaaaatataaaTTACCTGGCAATCATAAACTGGGTGTCCTCTCCAACACATGACATCTAACACATAATAGGTCCGAGATGCCTCATTGTATATACAGTCCAAAATAGTATAATCTGCAGAGGACAGACACAGACATAGATATTTAGGTTTTGGTACCATTTTCTACAAAATTAACAAATTGAGGAAATAAATTTAAGGAACATGGAAAGGCAATAACGATGCAAATacattttagacccctttcacactgagacagttttcaaaagcgcctgtaaactgcctctcatgcctccccagtgtgaaagtctgagtgctttcacactggggtggtgctcttgcaggacgggaaaaaaagtcctgcaagcactcCTCCACCTCCCAGGCctgttggaatgaatgggcagcctccaaagcacctgaaaagcacttCCGAAGCGCAGCAAAGCGGTCGCTTTTACCCCTTGTTTGGCCACtatcgggggttaaaagtgctcaAACattggtaaagcgctgctaacagacccactgccccagtgtgaaagaaaaCAATATGCAAGCAGATCCTGCTTCTCTGGACAATCAAATTAGGAAGCATCATCATAACAGTGAAATGACATAAGGCCAGGAGCAAGACCTACAAAGATGACCAAACGGGTGGGTTGCTCTTATACATCTGTAAGACAGAAAAATATATTGCCCAGGAGACAGATAAGAGGAGCTTCCactttgggtgaaactccgctctAAGGTCGAATTATGGGCAAAATTAAATAACACAAGATGTAGTCTGTCAATAGCATTCACaaagcagtttttgtttttttggagacGCGTCTATAACATGGTTTATTACCCGTTTATCCCGTTCACCAGGCCCATTATTTTTCCACCTCCTTTAACAGGCCAAGTTGTCCAGCAAAGTGTCAGTTACAAGGGTTGAATGTGTTAGGGGGAAGTAGTTTCAGTGTGCAGATTTATTGCAGCCTCCAATTGCTACATTCGATGTTCTCCTTAAgagatta
It encodes:
- the SNUPN gene encoding snurportin-1 yields the protein MDTLTEALAGSFSVSSQLNSTSAPHPRLAQYKGKYNSLEQSERRRKLLELQKAKRLDYVNHARRLAEGDWTEKEEEKIDDTQEKEDGVGGEEEEMDVDAGKKLPRHYANQIMLSEWLIEVPPDLADLWLLVVCPTGKRSLIVASRGSTAAYTKSGYCVNRFPSLLPGGNRHNSSTGKDYTILDCIYNEASRTYYVLDVMCWRGHPVYDCQTDFRFYWLDSKLQEQEELGVISKRNPFKFIGLQNFPCSLDSIQNVLMETFPYQVDGLLFYHKHTHYTPGSTPLVGWLRPYMAPDILGFPPPPGPLTEKPAYANEQMKQILEHKKEGKGTAEGGRYELEHLSTLPSAPSVISEGLEGEDGSKTCARQNAVSSTGMDSS